The Bacteroidales bacterium DNA window AATCACTGAAATCGGGTGTGCCGAATATGGATGTGTTGATTATACTTGGCGCAACGGCTTCTTTTATTTATAGTTTATATGGAACCATTTTTAATTTAGGTCATGATTACCAGTTCTACGAAACCACAGCAAGCATTATAACTTTAATCTTGTTGGGAAATCTTCTGGAGCATCGTTCTGTAAAGCGCACTACATCTGCAATTGATGAATTGGTGAAACTTCAGAAAATAAAAGCTAAAAAAATAATTATTTCTGAAGATGCTGAAAATATTGAAGAAATTGATGCATCAAAAATTAAAAACGGTGAACGTTTTTTAGTAAATACAGGTGATAGAATCCCAACCGACGGCACAATATACTGGGGTCATGGCAGCATTGATGAATCGATGATTTCGGGAGAAAGTATTCCTGTTGATAAGACAAAGAATGATAATGTTGTTGGCGGCACAATTCTTTTAAATGGAAGTATAAAAATAATTGCAACTGCAACAGGTAAAGATACTGTGCTTTCTCAGATTATCGAAATGGTTAAGCGTGCCCAGCAAGACAAACCTCGCATGCAAAATCTTGCGGATAAAATTTCTGCCATATTCGTTCCATTGGTTGTTGGAATTTCAGTAATTACTTTTTTGATTTCATTTTTATTTGCAGGTGTTTCATTTCAATCATCGCTCATGCACAGCATTGCGGTTTTGGTTATTGCCTGTCCGTGTGCATTGGGATTAGCTATACCAACCGCAGTAATCGTAGGGATTGGACGTGTGGCAAAAAACGGAATATTAATAAAAGGTGGAAGTACACTTGAAAAATTTTCTGAGATAAAACAAATTGTTTTTCATTAGTGTCCGACTAAATTTTAAAACAATTTAAATTGATAAACAGGAACGGCA harbors:
- a CDS encoding cation-translocating P-type ATPase; its protein translation is MDLKNIKRVELKVDGMGCTNCALGIKKQLEKEGFHDVNVDFASGEVNFSDADKTLVQKAIQKIQSMGYTVLEDVHGEKKNFLTIEVEFIVSLIFTLPLLVAMFLPFHFLHQPVFQLVLSIPVFLIGLWHFGRSAFQSLKSGVPNMDVLIILGATASFIYSLYGTIFNLGHDYQFYETTASIITLILLGNLLEHRSVKRTTSAIDELVKLQKIKAKKIIISEDAENIEEIDASKIKNGERFLVNTGDRIPTDGTIYWGHGSIDESMISGESIPVDKTKNDNVVGGTILLNGSIKIIATATGKDTVLSQIIEMVKRAQQDKPRMQNLADKISAIFVPLVVGISVITFLISFLFAGVSFQSSLMHSIAVLVIACPCALGLAIPTAVIVGIGRVAKNGILIKGGSTLEKFSEIKQIVFH